One Proteinivorax tanatarense DNA segment encodes these proteins:
- the lpdA gene encoding dihydrolipoyl dehydrogenase: protein MYDILVLGGGPGGYVAAIKAAHLGKKVALIEDKGLGGTCLNRGCIPTKALYRSGYVAKLIKNASDFGIDVTDYTINYSKVKERKDNIVRQLVQGVQELVESNNIDYYQGKGHCKDKNTVVVNEQELKTQKLIIATGSVPFVPPAFDPTNPNVITSDEALELAELPKSMTIIGGGVVGTEFAAIFAALGVEVTLIEMLDRLLMPFDKEMTKRLTVFLKKSGVNVMTKAKVTNIELDGDKGIVTAEQKGKEKQIETDKVLVSSGRKPNLSGTEDLGLEIKDNGGIKVNDKLETNIPGVYAIGDCTANIMLAHVATHEGLAAVSNALGKEAKMDYKAVPNCVFTYPELSSVGVTEDHCKESDYDYNVSKFNFIANGKALAEGDPEGMVKIITDKDDVVIGAHILGPHSSDLIAELTLAVENGITASQVSHTIHAHPTLAETVAEAAEGIMGTIIHAKPKASRKKKK, encoded by the coding sequence ATGTACGATATTTTAGTGCTAGGCGGTGGACCTGGAGGCTACGTTGCAGCTATTAAAGCGGCTCACCTGGGTAAAAAAGTTGCGCTAATCGAAGATAAAGGGTTGGGTGGTACCTGTTTAAATAGAGGTTGTATCCCAACGAAAGCCCTTTATAGAAGTGGATATGTAGCGAAGTTAATTAAAAACGCTAGCGATTTTGGCATCGATGTTACCGACTATACGATAAACTACTCTAAAGTAAAAGAAAGAAAAGACAACATAGTAAGGCAGCTAGTCCAAGGTGTACAAGAGCTAGTAGAAAGCAACAACATAGACTATTATCAAGGAAAAGGACATTGTAAAGATAAAAACACTGTGGTAGTTAATGAACAAGAGCTTAAAACTCAAAAACTTATAATAGCTACGGGATCTGTACCCTTTGTACCTCCTGCATTCGATCCTACAAATCCTAATGTCATAACCTCAGACGAAGCTTTAGAACTTGCAGAGCTACCTAAAAGCATGACAATCATCGGTGGAGGAGTTGTAGGTACAGAGTTTGCCGCTATCTTTGCGGCTCTAGGTGTAGAAGTAACGCTAATAGAAATGTTGGATCGCCTTCTTATGCCTTTTGACAAGGAAATGACGAAAAGACTTACGGTATTTTTAAAAAAATCAGGAGTCAACGTTATGACCAAAGCAAAGGTGACAAACATTGAATTAGACGGCGATAAAGGCATAGTAACAGCGGAGCAAAAAGGCAAAGAAAAGCAAATCGAAACCGATAAAGTCCTTGTATCCTCTGGTAGAAAACCCAACCTTTCAGGAACGGAAGATCTTGGGTTAGAGATTAAAGACAACGGCGGAATTAAAGTTAATGATAAACTAGAAACAAACATCCCCGGCGTTTACGCCATCGGAGATTGCACCGCAAACATCATGCTTGCCCACGTAGCAACCCATGAAGGCCTAGCGGCAGTGTCCAATGCTCTAGGAAAAGAAGCTAAAATGGATTACAAAGCAGTTCCCAACTGTGTATTCACCTACCCAGAGCTATCATCAGTAGGTGTTACAGAGGACCACTGCAAAGAATCAGACTATGACTACAACGTAAGCAAGTTTAACTTTATAGCCAACGGTAAAGCCTTAGCAGAAGGTGACCCAGAAGGCATGGTAAAAATAATAACAGACAAAGACGATGTGGTAATTGGCGCCCACATCCTAGGCCCACACAGCAGCGACCTAATAGCAGAACTGACACTAGCTGTGGAAAATGGCATAACAGCAAGCCAAGTAAGCCACACAATCCACGCCCACCCAACCTTAGCAGAAACAGTAGCAGAAGCGGCAGAGGGGATAATGGGAACCATAATCCACGCTAAGCCTAAGGCCAGCAGAAAAAAGAAAAAGTAG